GGGAGGGGGATCGCCCGGACACGGTCCGCACCAGCATCGCGGTGGCTCCCGGCGACTATGCCCACGAGCGCCTGCGGGTGGCGCCCGCGATGGCGGAGCCGGACAGCGCGGCCCGGGCGCGGATCGCGCGGGAGGTCGCCCGGGCCCGCGAGGTGAGCCGCGGCGCGCAGCAGACGGCCCGACAGTGGAGCGCCCCGTTCCTCCGCCCCCGCCCCACCCGGATCACCAGTCGCTTCGGCACCGCACGGGAGTACAACGGTGCCGTCACCAGCCGGCACCTGGGCACCGACTTCGCCGGCGCGGTCGGCACACCGGTCCGGGCCACGAATCGCGGGCGGGTGGCGCTGGTGGCCGACTTCTACCTCGCCGGCAAGGTGGTCTACCTCGATCACGGCGAGGGCCTCATCTCGGCCTACTTCCACCTGAGCAAGGCGCTGGTCCGCACGGGGGACACCGTGGAGCGCGGCCAGGTGATCGGCTCGGTGGGCCAGAGTGGCCGCGTTACCGGGCCGCACCTGCACTGGGTGATGCGCTACGGCGGGGTAACGGTCGATCCGATGAGCGTGCTGGCCCTGCTCGGGGAGCCGCCAGGCCCCTGACATAGCCTGGACGGCAAAAGGGGGAAGCGGCATGGCGCCGCCTCCCCCTTATCCATCACGAACCCCGTCCGCGCCTACGTGAGCTTCTCCAGCAGCAGCGGCGCCACCTTCTTCGGGTCGGCCTTGCCGCCGCTCTTCTTCATGACCTGCCCGGTGAAGAAGCCCATCAGCTTGGTCTCGCCGCCACGATAGCGCTCCACTTCATTGGGATTGGCCGCGAGCACCTCGTCCACCCACTGGCCGAGGGCATCGGCATCGCCGACCTGCAGGAGGCCCATCCGCTCGGCGATCGCGCGCGGGGCCTCGGTGCCGGCCCCGAGTTCGCCGAAGATCCGCTTGGCGGCCTGGTTGCTGACCGTGCCATCCTTGACCAGCGCCACCAGTTCGGCCAGCCGCTCGGGCGTGACGATGAACTGTCCCCCCTCGTTGTAGGCGCGGATGGCGTCGTTGATCACCCAGTTGGAGGCGGTCTTGGGCTCCACGCCCCGCGCCACCACCGCCTCGAAGTAGTCGGCCACCGGCCGCTCGGCCGCGAGGACGCCGGCATCGTACGGCGGCAGGCCATGCAGCGCCATGAAGCGCTCGCGCTTGGCCTCGGGGAGCTCCGGCAGCGCGGCGTGCTGCCGCTCCACCCAGAGGTGGCTCAGCACCAGCGGCGGCAGGTCAGGGTCGGGGAAGTAGCGGTAGTCGTGGCTCTCTTCCTTGGACCGCATGGGGCGGACCTCGCCCGTGCCGGCGTTGAAGAGCATGGTGACCTGCTCCACCTGCCCGCCCGACTCCACCAGCGCGATCTGGCGGTCGCGTTCCACCTGCAGCGCCCGCTCTACGTTGGCAAAGCTGTTCATGTTCTTCACCTCGGTCTTGGTGCCGAGGCGGGTGTCGCCGGCCTTCCGGATGGAGATGTTGGCATCCACCCGGAGCGAGCCTTCCTCCATGTTGCAGTCGCTGATCTCGCAGTACAGCAGGACCTGCTTGAGCGTGGTGAGGTAGGCCCGCGCCTCGCCGGGGCTCCGCATGTCGGGCTCGCTCACGATCTCGGCCAGCGGGGTACCCGCGCGGTTGAGGTCCACGGCGGTGCGGCCGGGCAGCCGGTCGTGCAGTGACTTGCCGGCGTCCTCCTCCACGTGCAGCCGGGTGATGCCCAGCCGCAGCCGCCCGCGCTCGGGCGATTCGATGACCAGTGCGCCGCCGGTGGCGAGGGGCTGGTCGAACTGCGAGATCTGGTATCCCTTGGGGAGGTCGGGATAGAAGTAGTTCTTCCGGGCAAAGACGCTGGTCGGGTGCACCGTGCAGCCGAGCGCCAGCGCGGCCCGCGTGGCCAGCCGGATGGCGTGCTCGTTGGGCACCGGGAGGGCGCCGGGCAGGCCCAGGCAGACCGGGCACACCTGAGTGTTGGGCGCGGCGCCGAAGCGGTTGGTGCAGCCGCAGAACATCTTGGTCCGGGTGAGGAGCTGCACGTGCACCTCGAGCCCGATGACGGTTTCCCAGGTCATCAGCGCACCTCCCGCCGGGCGTCAAGGTTGGCCTCGAGCGCCCCGGCCACGGCGAGCATGCGGCCCTCCGCGAACATCGGCGCCACCAGCTGGGCCCCGATGGGCAGCCCCTCCGCGCGTCCGATGGGGAGGCTGAGCGCGGGGAGCGCGGCCAGGTTGATCGAGCAGGTGAAGATGTCGGCCAGGTACATCGCCACCGGGTCCTCGGTCTTGTCGCCCGCCTTGAACGCCGGCGTCGGGGTGGTCGGGGTGAGCAGGAAGTCGACCCCGCCGTCGAAGACCCGGCGGAAGTCATCGGCCAGCAGCGCCCGCACCTGCTGCGCCTTCCGGTAGTAGGCGTCGTAGTAGCCGGAGGAGAGCACGTAGGTGCCGATCAGGATGCGCCGCCGCACCTCGGCGCCGAAGCCCGTGCCGCGGGTGGCGCGATACAGCGCGCGGACGTCGCCCTCGGGCCCCACGTGCCGCGGGCCGTAGCGGACGCCGTCGAACCGGGCCAGGTTGGCCGCCGCCTCGGCGGGGGCCACGATGTAGTAGGTCGGCACGGCGTACCTGGTGTGCGGCAGCGAGACTTCCTTGATGGTGCCGCCGAGCTGCTGGATCAGGCGCGCGGTGTGGTCGAGGCCCGCGCGCACCGCGCCGTCGAGGTCGGGCGGGAAGTACTCCCGCGGCATCCCGAAGGTGACGCCGGTGAGGTCCCGGCGGGCGGCCTCGAGGACCGGCGCCGGCTCCACCGCGGTGGTGGCGTCGAAGCGGTCCTCCCCGCTGATCACGGCGAGCACCCGCGCTGCGTCGTCGACCGTCTGGCCGAAGACGCTGACCTGGTCCAGCGACGAGCCGAACGCCACGAGGCCGTACCGGCTGACGCGGCCGTAGGTGGGCTTGACGCCCACGATGCCGCAGAAGCTCGCCGGCTGGCGCACCGATCCGCCGGTCTCGGAGCCGAGCGCCGCCGGGACCACGCCGGCGGCCACCAGCGCCGCCGAGCCGCCCGAGGAGCCGCCCGGGACGCGGCTGGGATCGAGCGGATGGCGCACCCGCCCCCACGCCGAGTGCTCGGTGGAGGAGCCCATGGCGAACTCGTCGAGGTTGGTCTTGGAGGCGATCATCGCCCCCGCCGCCCGGAGCTTCCGCACCACGGTGGCGTCGAAGGGCGAGACGTAGCCCTCGAGGATCCGCGAGGCGCAGGTGGTGGGCTGGTCGGTGGTGACGATGTTGTCCTTGATGGCCACCGGCACGCCCGCCAGCGGCAGGGCGCGACGCACCGCGGCCGGGATCGCGTCGATCCGGGCGGCCTCGTGGTCGAGCACCTCCTGTGACCAGTGCAGGGTGGCGTTGAGGGGGGCGGCCCGCGTCAGCCGCTTGCCCACCTCGCGGGCCACCGAGGCGGCGCTGGTGCGGTCCTCCCCCACCGAGCGCGCGATGAAGTCGACGCCGCTCATTCCGCCCCCTCCATCGCCCCGAGCCGGGGCACCGCGAAGAGGCCCTGGGGGAACTCCGGCGCGATGGCCGCCGGCGGATGCACCAGCCGGTCGGAGGCCGGCTCGTCGGCCCGCAGGCGGACCGCCGCCGGCCCGGCCACGAACGGCGGCGCTTCCTCGCCGGCCGGGACCTCGTTCAGCTGGGCCACGAAGTCCACGATGCGGCTCATCTGGTCCACCAGCCGCGGCAGGTCGGCCTCGGCCACCTCGAGTTCCGCGAGCCGCGCCACGTGCAGCACATCCTCACGACGAATGCTCATGCGCTCTCCCATTCCCGTTCGAGCCCGGCGTAGGCCACCAGCAGCTGCTTCACGCCATGCTCCTCGTCATCGAACTTCACGGACACCTTGAGGTCCCGCCCCGTGCCGGTCAGGCCCTGGATGGTCCCACTGCCGAAACGCCGGTGCCGCACCCGCTCGCCCTTCACGTACCGGGGGGCATCCTGCGACACCTCGGGTTCTTCGGCCGCGGGCCGGCCCGGCGACAGGTCCTCATCGAAGAACGCGTCGCGCCGTCCCGGGCCACCGCCCGCGGGGGCCCCAGGGCGCCGGGGCGTGGCGCCGGCGCTCCAGCTCGGCGCCCACATGGAGCTGGTCCGCTTCTCCTCGACCACGCCTGGCGGCAGCGCGGTCAGGAACCGGGAGGGCCGCCCAGGCATCAGCTGCCCACCCCGCCGCCGGGCCCGGGCCCAGCTCACGTACAGCTTGTCCTTGGCGCGCGTGATACCAACGTAGCAGAGCCGGCGCTCTTCTTCGAGCCCGTTCTCCTGCTCCTCGGCCCGGGCCAGGGGGAAGAGCCCGTCCTCGAGGCCGGACAGCACCACCACCGGCCATTCCAGCCCCTTGGCGGTGTGCAGGGTCATGAGGGTGACGCCCTCGTTGGGCCCCTGGATGCTGTCGTGGGAGGAGAGCAGCGCCGCCTCGGAGAGGAACCGTTCCAGCGGGGTGGTGGGATCGTCCTCGGCCGGCTCGATCACCTCCGACCACTCGGCGGCGCTGGCCACCAGTTCGCGCACGTTCTCCCAGCGATCCATCCCCTCGGGCCCTTCGGCCAGGAGCACCTGCTCGTAGTTGATGGCCGTGATCACCTGCTCCAGCACCTGCGCCGGCGACCAGGTGGCCGTGGTCTCGCGCAGCCCGGTGATCAACTCGGCAAAGCCGCCGAGCGCCCCGCGGACGTTGGGGCGCAGCCCCTGCACCATCTCCGCCGCGCCGGCGGCGGAGAGGAGCGGCTTCTCCCAGCGCACGGCGGCTTCCGCCAGCACCGCGAGGCTCGACTCGCCGAGCCCCCGCCGCGGCACCGCGATGGCCCGCAGGAAGGCCTCGTCGTCGGCGGGATTGGCGATCAGCCGGAGGTAGGCCAGCAGGTCCTTCACCTCCCGCCGGTCATAAAAGCTGATGGCACCGATGATCCGGTACGGGATGCCGGCGCGCCGGAACGATTCCTCCAGCGCGCGCGACTGGGAATTGGTGCGGTACAGCACGGCCATCTCGGGATAGGCCCAGTCGCCCTTGCCGGCGCGGGTGCGCAGCTCGGAGACGATCCACTCCGCCTCGTCGCGCTCATCGGCCGCCGCCACCACGGTGACCTTCTCCCCGCCCTTCCGCCGGGTGCGCAGGGTCTTGCCGATGCGCCCCTTGTTCTCCTCGATGACGGCATTGGCGGCGTCGAGCACCACCTGGGTGGAGCGGTAGTTGTCCTCCAGCCGCACCACCCGGCTGCCGCTGAAGTCGGTGAGGAACGACTGCATGTTGCGCACGTCGGCGCCGCGCCAGCCGTAGATCGACTGGTCGTCGTCGCCCACCGCGCAGACGTTGCCGTGGGCACCCAGCAGCCGCACCAGCTGGTATTGCGCGGAGTTGGTGTCCTGGAACTCGTCCACCAGCAGGAAGGCGAAGCGCTCCTGGTAGTACCGCAGCCGGTCGGGCCGCTCCCGGAAGAGGGTGAGCGGGTGCAGCATCAGGTCATCGAAGTCCATCGCGTTCTGCGCCTTGAGCGCGGCCCCGAGGGCGCGATAGACGTCGGCGGCCACCTGCGCCGGCCGGTCGAAGGGCGAGGCGGCGAGGTCGTCCGGGGAGGTCATCCGGTTCTTGGCCGCCGAGATGAGCCCCTGGATGAGCTTGGGCGGGAACAGCTTGGACGAGTGCCCCCGCTGCTCCATCAACCGCTTGATGAGCGAGAGGCGGTCATCCTCGTCGTAGATGGTGAACTGGCGGGTGAAGCCGAGAGCCTCGGCCTCGCGCCGGAGCAGCCGCGCCGACAGGGAGTGGAAGGTGCCGATCCACAGGCCGGAAGGATCCTGGCCCAGCTGGCGGCCCACCCGCTCCTTCATCTCGCCGGCGGCCTTGTTGGTGAAGGTCACCGCGAAGATCCGCGTGGGCGCCACGCCCGCCTGGTCGATCAGCCGCGCGATGCGCATGGTGAGCACCCGGGTCTTGCCCGAGCCGGCGCCCGCCACCACCAGCAGCGGGCCATGCACGTGCTCCACCGCCTCCCGCTGCGGCGGATTCAGGCCCTCGAGGCCGATCAGGGGGGCACGGTCAGGCGTCATGCATGGGGATCCGGATCAGGAAGGTCGCACCGGGCTCGCTCGATTCGAGGAGCAATTCGCCGCCGTGGGAGTCCTCCACGACGCGTCGCGCCAGGGCGAGCCCGATGCCCCATCCGCTCGACTTGGTGGTGATGCCGGGCTCGAAGATGCGCCGGCGCAGGTCGCCCGGGATACCGGGTCCGTCGTCCATCACCCGCAGGGCCGCGGCATCGGCCTCCTGGTCCACCCGCAGCGTGATCGTCCCCTCCCGGCCGCTGAGGGCGTCGATGGCGTTCTTGACCAGCGACTCCAGCGCCCACTCGAGCAGGATCGGGTCGCCGAGCACCACCGGCCCCGACTCCGGCGCGTCGACCACCATCTCGATCCGGTTGGCGCGACTCGGCAGGCGGGGCCGGAAGTACCCGGCCACCTTGCGGGCGAGCTGGCCGGCGTCGATCGGGTCGCGCCGCGTCTTGTGGCCGATCCGCTCAAAGCGCTGCGCCACCCGCTCCAGCCGCTCCGCGTCGGCCTCGAGGTGCTCGGCCAGCCGCGGGGGCGGCGTGGCGCGGGACCGGAGCTGCTCGATCCACCCCTGCAGGCTCATGAGCGGGGTGCCCATCTGGTGCGCCGCCTCGCGCGCCATGGCCACCCAGAGCCGGTCGCGCTGGGCCGTCATCGCGTTCCGGTAGGCCGCGAGCCCCACGCCCACGATGGTGACGAGGATGAACGCCTGCAGGATGGAGAGCGCCGTGAGCTGCCGCTTGGTGGGCACCGGCCCGTAGTGCAGCGTCCCGAGGGACGGTTCGGTGATCGGGGGGTTCTCGCGATCGAGCTCGGCGGCGAAGAGCCGCACCCGCGGGTCGTCGGGCGCGGCGTCGAAGGGGAGATTGGCGGCGGCGGTCACCCGGCCGGCGGTGTCGGTCACCACGAGCGGGATGCCCACCCGCCGCACCTGTTCCCCCAGGCGCAGCAGCGCGTCCACCGCCGCGCCCTCTCGCGGGTCATTCAGCCCGGCGAACACCCCTGCGTAGAGCCGACTGATCGCCGTGGCATCGCTCTGGAAGTGCGCCACCACGATCCACCCCGAACCCGCCGAGAGCCCCAGCAGGAGCAGCACCAGCAGCACCACCAGCGCCGGCGCGAACCGGCGCAGGCCCCGCCTACGCACGCGCCACGAGCCGGTCGGTGCCAAGGTACGGTACCAGGACCGGCGGGATCACCACCGACCCATCCGCCTGCTGGTTGTTCTCCAGGAGGGCGATGATCGTCCGCGGGAAGGCGACTCCCGAGGCATTCAGCGTGTGCACGAACTCGGGCTTGGCCCCCGGTTCCCGGCGGAAGCGGATGCCCGCCCGCCGCGCCTGGAAGTCCGTGAAGCTGCTGGCGCTCGAGGCCTCGAGCCAGGTGCCCACGCCGGCGGCCCAGACCTCAAGGTCAAAGGTGCAGGCGCTCGCGAAGCCGGTGTCACCGGCCGCCAGCGCGAGCCGCCGGTACGGGATGCCCAGCCGCTCCAGCGCCGTCTCCGCGTGGCGGGTCATCTTCTCGTGCTCGGCCGGGCTGTCCTCGGGGCGGCAGAACCGGACCAGCTCCACCTTGTCGAACTGGTGCACCCGGATCAGCCCGCGGGTGTCCTTTCCCGCCGCGCCGGCCTCACGCCGGAAGCAGGGCGTGTACGCGCAGTACCCCCGCGGCAGGTCGGCGCCCTCGAGGATCTCGTCCCGGTGGATGTTGGTGACCGGAACCTCGGCGGTGGGGATCAGGAACAGCTCGTCGGCGGTGACCGTGTACAGCTCCTCCGCGAACTTGGGGAGCTGGCCGGTCCCGGTCATCGAGGCCCGGTTCACCAGGAAGGGCGGCGCGATCTCGGTGTAGCCGTGCTCGGTGGTGTGGAGATCGAGCAGGAAGTTCTTGAGCGCCCGCACCAGCCGGGCGCCCGGGCCGGTGAAGAGCGGGAAGCCCGAGCCGCTGAGCTTGGCGCCGCGCGGCAGGTCGAACAGCCCGAGCGCCGCGCCGAGCTCCCAGTGGGGCTTCGGCGTGAAGGCAAACACCGGGTGCGACCCGACCTCCTTCACCACCGCATTCGCGCTGGCGTCGCCCTCCGGTACGGTGGGGAGCGGCAGGTTCGGCACCTGCATGATGAGCAGGTCGATCTCCGCCTCGATCTCGCGCACCCGCTGGTCGAGCGCCTTGACCTCCTCGCCCGACACCTTCAGCTGTTCGAGCAGCGCGTCGGCGGGCTCCTTGGCCCGCTTGCGGCGCGCCACCTCCTCGGAGGCGGCGTTCCGCTCGGCCTTGAGCGCCTCGACCCGGGTCAGGGCGTCGCGGCGGTGGCGATCGAGGATGGTGAGGCGGTCGAGCAGGGCGTCGAGGGCGGGATCCAGCCGGCGGGCCACCTGGGCGCGGACCGCCGCGGCATCCGCACGGAGCAGCTTGATGTCGATCACGGCCGGTCAGTCCTTCGGGATGCCGAGGCCCAGGTCGCGGTAGGCGCAGTTCTGGTTGCCGAGCACGCGCAGCTGCAGCGTGCCGGCCAGGGTGTCGAGGTCCAGGATTTCGAGCTTGCCGTAGAGCGGCACGCCGTACGAGGAGCAGGTGTTGACACCGGTCCGGAGGAAGTAGCGCTCTCCCTCGGTGATCACGATGGTGTCGGCGGTGATGTACCCGTTGCGGGCCCCCCGCTTCATGCCGTCGAAGGTGAGCGTGGTCGGCTTGAGCCCGGGCTTGAGCGAGCTGGCACTGGCGAGCCCCATGACGTCCAGCGGCAGCAGCACGGCGCGGCCGGCGGGGTCGAAGGTGAAGGCGAACTCGAAGTTGGTCCCGACGTCCCAGGTGCGGACCCCGCTGCGGGCGTTGAGCGAGTAGGCGGAGGGCTTGGTCAGCGGCCCGCCGTCGAGCGCCCACAGCGTGAGCGTGTCGACCTCGTTGGTGAGGCTGGCCTTGGGGATGGCATTGGGATCGCTGCAGGCGGCGACGAGCGTAAAGCCCGCCACGCCGAGCCAGAAACGGGCGCGTGTCATGGGGGGATTCTAGGGGGGCGGCAAAACGTGGTCAACCCGCAGTCATTCCTTGACTTCGCCCTACTCGCCCCCCTACAATCCCGAATCTCGTCCCCCTTCGATTCCGGAGAGCGCCTCATGTCCGGCCTGCGCGACGTCGTCCAGGGCCTCGCGGCCCGTCCCGACGTGGATGCCGTGGTGGTGCTGAGCAGCGACGGCTTGCCAATCGATTCGGCCGGCCGCGAGGCGGTGGATGTCGAGGCGGTGGCGGCGCTTGCAGCCACCTTCGCCAACGGCGCCCGGCGCCTGGGCCAGGCGGCGGAGTGTGACGGCTTCACCAGCGGGGTCCTCGAGTTCGATGGCCGCCTGGCCATCCTCCGCCCCCTCGGCCAGGAAGGCCACCTGTTCCTGCTCGGCGCCCGCGGCACCAACATCGGGGCGCTCCTCTACGAGCTCCGGCAGCGGGCGCCGGACCTCGCCGTCATCCTCTGACCCCACCCGACTGACATGCGCTGGGCCGTCATCCTGGCGGGTGGCTCCGGCAGCCGCTTCTGGCCGCTGAGCACCCCTACCACGCCGAAGCAGCTACTGCCCCTGGCTGGTGAGCTCTCCACCGCCGAGCAGGCGGTCCTGCGGCTCGATGGGCTGATCCCCCGCGAGCGCATCCTCGTGGTCACCGGACCCGCCCTCGCGCCCCGCATGGAAGCCGTCCTCCGGCTGCCGCCCGAGAACATCCTGGTCGAGCCGCGGGCCGCCTCGACCGGGCCGGCCCTCGTCTGGGCCAGCTTCGAGGCCCGCCGCCGCGACCCGGCCGCGGAGGTGCTCTCCCTCCATGCCGACTGGAGCATCCGGGAGGACGCCGCCTTCCGGCACACCGCTACCCAGGCGCTCGACACCGCCGTCCGCCACCACCGGCTGGTCACCGTCGGCATCCTTCCCTCCCGCCCGGACACGGGCTTCGGCTATATCGTCTCCGGCCCGCCACTGG
The Gemmatimonadota bacterium DNA segment above includes these coding regions:
- a CDS encoding M23 family metallopeptidase: MRTRTLAAAITLLAPAVLAGQVSLATTPATPVRGALFQLRLAPTGPAPVDRIEGVVADEPLHFTREEGLLWTALAPVPVEGGDSLPLLLVLWEGDRPDTVRTSIAVAPGDYAHERLRVAPAMAEPDSAARARIAREVARAREVSRGAQQTARQWSAPFLRPRPTRITSRFGTAREYNGAVTSRHLGTDFAGAVGTPVRATNRGRVALVADFYLAGKVVYLDHGEGLISAYFHLSKALVRTGDTVERGQVIGSVGQSGRVTGPHLHWVMRYGGVTVDPMSVLALLGEPPGP
- the gatB gene encoding Asp-tRNA(Asn)/Glu-tRNA(Gln) amidotransferase subunit GatB, with protein sequence MTWETVIGLEVHVQLLTRTKMFCGCTNRFGAAPNTQVCPVCLGLPGALPVPNEHAIRLATRAALALGCTVHPTSVFARKNYFYPDLPKGYQISQFDQPLATGGALVIESPERGRLRLGITRLHVEEDAGKSLHDRLPGRTAVDLNRAGTPLAEIVSEPDMRSPGEARAYLTTLKQVLLYCEISDCNMEEGSLRVDANISIRKAGDTRLGTKTEVKNMNSFANVERALQVERDRQIALVESGGQVEQVTMLFNAGTGEVRPMRSKEESHDYRYFPDPDLPPLVLSHLWVERQHAALPELPEAKRERFMALHGLPPYDAGVLAAERPVADYFEAVVARGVEPKTASNWVINDAIRAYNEGGQFIVTPERLAELVALVKDGTVSNQAAKRIFGELGAGTEAPRAIAERMGLLQVGDADALGQWVDEVLAANPNEVERYRGGETKLMGFFTGQVMKKSGGKADPKKVAPLLLEKLT
- the gatA gene encoding Asp-tRNA(Asn)/Glu-tRNA(Gln) amidotransferase subunit GatA; translation: MSGVDFIARSVGEDRTSAASVAREVGKRLTRAAPLNATLHWSQEVLDHEAARIDAIPAAVRRALPLAGVPVAIKDNIVTTDQPTTCASRILEGYVSPFDATVVRKLRAAGAMIASKTNLDEFAMGSSTEHSAWGRVRHPLDPSRVPGGSSGGSAALVAAGVVPAALGSETGGSVRQPASFCGIVGVKPTYGRVSRYGLVAFGSSLDQVSVFGQTVDDAARVLAVISGEDRFDATTAVEPAPVLEAARRDLTGVTFGMPREYFPPDLDGAVRAGLDHTARLIQQLGGTIKEVSLPHTRYAVPTYYIVAPAEAAANLARFDGVRYGPRHVGPEGDVRALYRATRGTGFGAEVRRRILIGTYVLSSGYYDAYYRKAQQVRALLADDFRRVFDGGVDFLLTPTTPTPAFKAGDKTEDPVAMYLADIFTCSINLAALPALSLPIGRAEGLPIGAQLVAPMFAEGRMLAVAGALEANLDARREVR
- a CDS encoding aspartyl/glutamyl-tRNA amidotransferase subunit C, yielding MSIRREDVLHVARLAELEVAEADLPRLVDQMSRIVDFVAQLNEVPAGEEAPPFVAGPAAVRLRADEPASDRLVHPPAAIAPEFPQGLFAVPRLGAMEGAE
- a CDS encoding UvrD-helicase domain-containing protein; its protein translation is MTPDRAPLIGLEGLNPPQREAVEHVHGPLLVVAGAGSGKTRVLTMRIARLIDQAGVAPTRIFAVTFTNKAAGEMKERVGRQLGQDPSGLWIGTFHSLSARLLRREAEALGFTRQFTIYDEDDRLSLIKRLMEQRGHSSKLFPPKLIQGLISAAKNRMTSPDDLAASPFDRPAQVAADVYRALGAALKAQNAMDFDDLMLHPLTLFRERPDRLRYYQERFAFLLVDEFQDTNSAQYQLVRLLGAHGNVCAVGDDDQSIYGWRGADVRNMQSFLTDFSGSRVVRLEDNYRSTQVVLDAANAVIEENKGRIGKTLRTRRKGGEKVTVVAAADERDEAEWIVSELRTRAGKGDWAYPEMAVLYRTNSQSRALEESFRRAGIPYRIIGAISFYDRREVKDLLAYLRLIANPADDEAFLRAIAVPRRGLGESSLAVLAEAAVRWEKPLLSAAGAAEMVQGLRPNVRGALGGFAELITGLRETTATWSPAQVLEQVITAINYEQVLLAEGPEGMDRWENVRELVASAAEWSEVIEPAEDDPTTPLERFLSEAALLSSHDSIQGPNEGVTLMTLHTAKGLEWPVVVLSGLEDGLFPLARAEEQENGLEEERRLCYVGITRAKDKLYVSWARARRRGGQLMPGRPSRFLTALPPGVVEEKRTSSMWAPSWSAGATPRRPGAPAGGGPGRRDAFFDEDLSPGRPAAEEPEVSQDAPRYVKGERVRHRRFGSGTIQGLTGTGRDLKVSVKFDDEEHGVKQLLVAYAGLEREWESA
- a CDS encoding HAMP domain-containing histidine kinase, translated to MRRRGLRRFAPALVVLLVLLLLGLSAGSGWIVVAHFQSDATAISRLYAGVFAGLNDPREGAAVDALLRLGEQVRRVGIPLVVTDTAGRVTAAANLPFDAAPDDPRVRLFAAELDRENPPITEPSLGTLHYGPVPTKRQLTALSILQAFILVTIVGVGLAAYRNAMTAQRDRLWVAMAREAAHQMGTPLMSLQGWIEQLRSRATPPPRLAEHLEADAERLERVAQRFERIGHKTRRDPIDAGQLARKVAGYFRPRLPSRANRIEMVVDAPESGPVVLGDPILLEWALESLVKNAIDALSGREGTITLRVDQEADAAALRVMDDGPGIPGDLRRRIFEPGITTKSSGWGIGLALARRVVEDSHGGELLLESSEPGATFLIRIPMHDA
- the serS gene encoding serine--tRNA ligase; its protein translation is MIDIKLLRADAAAVRAQVARRLDPALDALLDRLTILDRHRRDALTRVEALKAERNAASEEVARRKRAKEPADALLEQLKVSGEEVKALDQRVREIEAEIDLLIMQVPNLPLPTVPEGDASANAVVKEVGSHPVFAFTPKPHWELGAALGLFDLPRGAKLSGSGFPLFTGPGARLVRALKNFLLDLHTTEHGYTEIAPPFLVNRASMTGTGQLPKFAEELYTVTADELFLIPTAEVPVTNIHRDEILEGADLPRGYCAYTPCFRREAGAAGKDTRGLIRVHQFDKVELVRFCRPEDSPAEHEKMTRHAETALERLGIPYRRLALAAGDTGFASACTFDLEVWAAGVGTWLEASSASSFTDFQARRAGIRFRREPGAKPEFVHTLNASGVAFPRTIIALLENNQQADGSVVIPPVLVPYLGTDRLVARA
- a CDS encoding roadblock/LC7 domain-containing protein — protein: MSGLRDVVQGLAARPDVDAVVVLSSDGLPIDSAGREAVDVEAVAALAATFANGARRLGQAAECDGFTSGVLEFDGRLAILRPLGQEGHLFLLGARGTNIGALLYELRQRAPDLAVIL